Genomic DNA from Natrinema saccharevitans:
GTCGGATGCCACTACAGGCAAACGGTCGTGCGCTGACCGTCGAGGCGACCGATGGATTCGTTCGCGTGGTCGCCGACGCGGCGACAGAACGCGTCCTCGGCGCGCAGATCGTCGCCCCGAACGCCTCCGAACTGATCGGTGAGGTCGCTCTCGCACTCGAGGCCGATGCCGACCTCTCGATGCTCGCGGAGACGGTCCACACGCATCCGACGCTGTCGGAGGCGATCATGGAAGCCGCCGCCGACGCTCGCGACGAAGCGATCCACACCAACTGACCATCTGCTGTCGTCGGGGCAATTGGCGTCGGGTTGTTGCCGATCTGTTGTCACACCGACGTGAGTACGCCCGATCCGCAAGGTACTTTCCTGTATGGTGGATACCACACAATACAGACATGGACGACATCGCTCTAACGACGACCAGTGAAGACGGTTTCGACACCGAGAGCGTCATCGGTGATTTCGCGCTCGCTATCGATCCGATGGAAGAGACGGGCCCGAACCCGGTCTCGGTACTCGTCGCCGACTACGCGTCGTGTTTCCTCCCCGCCGTCCGAGTCGGTGCACAAAAAGCCGGCTACGACGGCCTCGGTCGGATGGAGATAAACGCATCGGCCACGCTCGACGACGAGGACGACCTCGAGGCCATCGAGTTCACGCTGAAAGTCGAGGCCGATGTCGACGATCCCGACGAGTTGGCGGCCCTCGGCGAAGAAGAATGCCACGTACACGCGGCGCTTCGCGAGGGCCTACACGCCGACATCACCGTCGAAGACGACGCGTTCTAAGCCCCCGACTCGGCGGCACGATACCCAACCGGTTTCCGACTATGCACGACAGCGCGACACTGAAAGTTCCGACTGGAAAGCTCCTCGAGGTCGCGGTCACCTACGACGAACGCGTGACGGACGCCCGTGTGACCGGTGACTTCTTTCTCGAGCCACCGGAGAGTCACGCGGCGCTCGAGGCCGCACTCGAGGGACACCCAACAGACGTGT
This window encodes:
- a CDS encoding OsmC family protein; amino-acid sequence: MDDIALTTTSEDGFDTESVIGDFALAIDPMEETGPNPVSVLVADYASCFLPAVRVGAQKAGYDGLGRMEINASATLDDEDDLEAIEFTLKVEADVDDPDELAALGEEECHVHAALREGLHADITVEDDAF